TAAGAGTATTCTGTTAAAGTGCAGTCATTAGAGAATACAATTACATATCACACACAATGAGGAGAACTCTTTCACGGATTAGAGGCGTGATCACCGGGACACCGAGCGCTCTGTGGACACCGCTCGGCTTTCTTGGTACGCCGCGTACTTTTCCCGAAACTCGTGGAGGAAGTTGTATTGctacagggaaaaaaaagttgaattacGGTCTTAATTAAATTTCTAAACAGTTGAAACTTGCTTGACATTGGGTGGAATATTGTCACTTATATTTCTATGATTGCATCCATGTTTACACCATACAGGTCTGGGTCCTTCTCAATAGAGAACTTtgactttgacatttttaaaatatgtcccccaatatttgttttgtaacaaACAATAAGTAGCATTTTTAACAGGACAACTTTGTGTAGGATTTGGTAGCATCTAGTTCAATTTTCTCACAACAGCAattgaatcagaaacttttaatctTTAAACTCTCATGTCGAAGCGCTGTCACAGGGATCCATTACGGTATTTATCAAACTGGGTCTTATTTTCATAATTACTGGaaacttaactttttttttttttttaaactcataaataatgtaataatgagaAGTGGGAGCAAATTCAAGAAAACTAACTGCAGTGGCTGGTTATCCAAGAGAGGTCACTTACCATAATATTATTATGAACAAGAATATGCCGACGAACTAAATAAAATGGAAGAATTTAAtggaggaacatttaaaaatattccccgcttatttcattattaaatcAACAAAATTATAATTTCTTTATATCTTGAGCAAGTGAATAAAAAGTTATGAAATCAACATCAACACTTATGATATTCCGGCTGCATTAATGCTAAATATCGACATGTTTTAATGAGGCAAACATTTAAAAGCCGTGCGGTTCCTTAACAACAGATCCATACAGACCTTCACGGTCTGtatggctcctcctcctcggtgcTCCCTCAGGATTTCGATGGCTTTGTTTGCCGTCATCgtgagagagagctggagcAGCAGACAGGCAGCGACTGAGAAACACGAGACAtcaggctttttaaaataaaaagaagaaaaaaacactgatctgGTTTGATAtgaaaaatgacacaaagaacaactttcaaagtaaaaggataagtAAAATATTCGTACTTAATCCGGAGCGTCCCAGGCCTCCGTAGCAGCTgaagggggaaggaggaaaaaaaaaagataacatcTAATCAAACACTAAAAGCTGGAAGCAAATCGCTGAGTTGTGTAATGAGACTTTTACAGAAAATAGAAGTCTTGGTGGTGGATGATGTGCTCTGGTTCTCCAGggctgtttaattaaaaaatactttaaaaatgacaaaacacaaaagGGTAGAACTGTTGCAGAAAGCATCGATCTATAACCTTCCCTGACACGGTTTCTACGTTCGCGTGCTTGGGTAGCAACGGCCCAGTACAACCAGTTTGTTCCTGTTGCCTGAGGAGCGGCTCCATCAGCTCACTCGGGGGGCCCAGGAGCCTGTTGGGGGGCCTCCAGGGGGGGCCTAAGAGCCTCTTGGGGGGCCCCTCAGCAGGTTTTACAAAGTCACACATGAACCAGCAGCCTTCCTCTGGCTGCGTTGGTCTGTTGAGGCTGCAGTCAGCAGTTGTTACCACACAAAGATCATTTGACCATTTTCTCATTAAATATGTGATAAGATCTTGTTGGAGCACAACAACCCTCATATCATGAAATACATCACTTTTAGATAGCAAATGATTCAATTTGTACAGGAACGCTTTCTTGTTCAATcaaaatgttatgttgttatacCAAGAAACTTCTTTATACTAAAAATCtcgtaaaaagaaaacatttcttgTTATCGTGTCATGCTGCCGTAtccaataaaaacaagaaggaTCACTTTGTCACGTTATCACTCTTTTTCATTACTTTCTACTTCATGACTCCTCTTGTTCATGTCGATCAGCTGAGTTAAGCTTGTTTATGGTTTATGAATGCTCTCTTATACCCCAGGAAACtccatctttttaattaaaaaaacacaaccagaAGGCTTAGCTTCTGTTCAATAGTTTAATTGATTGCTCtgatatataataaataaataaataaatgtgaccaGGAAAATAAGGTTCATCATCAACTGATTTTAGAATTATTAACATGTATAGTTTCTGGGAAACATTAAGCCAGTCTGTATCATACTTGACAACCAGTAACCAGTACGACTTCTTTTGATGGCCAGTTCAAactaattaaacacattttgagtaTTTCGATGTCggaagcaattttttttttttatccagaaGAAAGAGACCGATAAACTGGGAAATGTCAAATACGCTACGCGATTacaaagtatttttttgtgaatgtttttttttttttaaagagacatttttgACATTCAGAATCCCAACCGGTGACTCACTGGATCACGGTCCTCCTGTTGTTCTCGAGGCCGACCTGCAGCTCCTCGAGGATCTGGCAGCACTGTTGCAGCTCCGGAGCGTCTCCGTCTGGGAAGGGCGTGTGGTGAACGGTGAAGCCGCGCTGCCGGTAGACCTCCAGCAGGGAGGGAACCCTGTACTTGTTGAGCTCTCCTCTGgtgcagaaaacaaacacttcctGCACCCCTTGGTTCTGGAGCTCTTCTGTtcaaaagaaggaaacaaaagatgGAAAACAGGTTCTTCAAGTTATCGCCTTTTTCCTCCAACGAGGctggtttaaaaacaacattgtttagGGGTGTAGGGATATTTTACATGTAGCGGGTTGGCCAATGCCTCTGGTTGCTCATATTGCTGAGAACATGACCTCAGACTGACAACATATTTCCAGTGAAGCAGAGGGCTCACTCTCTGCCATCTACAGAATGCATCTtcataaacacataaaagagCTGAAGCGCTACTTTGGCCTCTGGACTAAGCCTGAAATATCATTGAAGTTCATTTTCGGTTGAATTAATTTTCCCTGCTGAAATCTGAGCGCGAACTTGAGGTCTGGAACATTATATCAGACACTTGCTCCACACTCGCACTTAAAAAGCAGCTATTTTGGTGTATTGATTAATGGTTGTAGcacattttaaagcaaaaaaagaaacaatttacGGTTCttgcttcttaaatgtgagtATTTGCTGACTATCTTTGTTTTACGTGACACCAAATTAATTAGCTTTGACTTTTAGACAAAATAAGCGATTTGTATGAGCTTCATTGGCCTTTAGGATACTCTGATTGTGACAAATAAgacctttttctattttctactCTTCTATTTTACTAAAATTAAGTGTCAATGAAAACAGTTATTAGTTGCAGCCTTCAGTGACAGGATGTCATTTTCTAaaattctgcacacacacacacaacattttccCAAAtccaatttatttaaaaaagaaaggtaACATAAAAGATCTACATGAGAATGTTAAAATGGTTTTATCCTGAGAATTGTTTATTCAAGCACCAGTAAAGAACAAGGTTGTCTTACCAACATCCCTTTCCAGACTCCTGCGGATGTCTTTGTATTTGCAACCTGAAGCCAAATgaggaaaacattgttttattgtcagtTGCACAAAAAAACTTACAATAAAGTAAAAACGGCAACAAAATATGATAAACTAGAGTTTTACCTGGTAGTGCGCATATCCCAAGAAACTGTGCGCACTCCACTACGGACAGAGGTAACCTATAAGACAATCattaaaacatatacatatatatttacatgtcaCCATTTACCAGCAAACTGATGCACACACTTTTTGGCAAAAGGAAAACTACTAAAAACGTACCAGGAAACATGAAAGGGCGTC
The genomic region above belongs to Cyclopterus lumpus isolate fCycLum1 chromosome 22, fCycLum1.pri, whole genome shotgun sequence and contains:
- the cdkn3 gene encoding cyclin-dependent kinase inhibitor 3 isoform X1, which produces MKPNIANMSHLPPVSTVCLAGAMRTSEFDSSSEEEDVGEEQLTPFHVSWLPLSVVECAQFLGICALPGCKYKDIRRSLERDVEELQNQGVQEVFVFCTRGELNKYRVPSLLEVYRQRGFTVHHTPFPDGDAPELQQCCQILEELQVGLENNRRTVIHRCLSAAPALSHDDGKQSHRNPEGAPRRRSHTDREAIQLPPRVSGKVRGVPRKPSGVHRALGVPVITPLIRERVLLIVCDM
- the cdkn3 gene encoding cyclin-dependent kinase inhibitor 3 isoform X4, with the translated sequence MKPNIVCLAGAMRTSEFDSSSEEEDVGEEQLTPFHVSWLPLSVVECAQFLGICALPGCKYKDIRRSLERDVEELQNQGVQEVFVFCTRGELNKYRVPSLLEVYRQRGFTVHHTPFPDGDAPELQQCCQILEELQVGLENNRRTVIHCYGGLGRSGLIAACLLLQLSLTMTANKAIEILREHRGGGAIQTVKQYNFLHEFREKYAAYQESRAVSTERSVSR
- the cdkn3 gene encoding cyclin-dependent kinase inhibitor 3 isoform X2 → MKPNIANMSHLPPVSTVCLAGAMRTSEFDSSSEEEDVGEEQLTPFHVSWLPLSVVECAQFLGICALPGCKYKDIRRSLERDVEELQNQGVQEVFVFCTRGELNKYRVPSLLEVYRQRGFTVHHTPFPDGDAPELQQCCQILEELQVGLENNRRTVIHCYGGLGRSGLIAACLLLQLSLTMTANKAIEILREHRGGGAIQTVKQYNFLHEFREKYAAYQESRAVSTERSVSR
- the cdkn3 gene encoding cyclin-dependent kinase inhibitor 3 isoform X3; the protein is MKPNIVCLAGAMRTSEFDSSSEEEDVGEEQLTPFHVSWLPLSVVECAQFLGICALPGCKYKDIRRSLERDVEELQNQGVQEVFVFCTRGELNKYRVPSLLEVYRQRGFTVHHTPFPDGDAPELQQCCQILEELQVGLENNRRTVIHRCLSAAPALSHDDGKQSHRNPEGAPRRRSHTDREAIQLPPRVSGKVRGVPRKPSGVHRALGVPVITPLIRERVLLIVCDM